The nucleotide sequence TTACAAAGGTCGGTTCCCGCAACCATTGATTTTTTTGATCTTTTTCTTTGGCtgtaggctcaaagaatttgagaaaggcTTGAAGTGAACGAGAGAAGCCTATCGAGAGAGTACCAAATACGGTGACGAAGGTAACCTACTTTCGGTGGACGCGGAGCCAACGAGTTCAGTCTCAGAGCGTAAGGAGTCCCACGGAGCGGTTACAGAAGCGTGAGCCATCGGTGATAATGCCTCTGCCAAAGACTGAGGAATAGACACAGAGGAGAGCTGACCCTTTCTTTCTATTAGAGAGATCATTCACGAGATAAAGCCTACGGTCAACAAGAGAGAGCTGCTTACTTGCTATATCCCCGCGTTCTTGCACGGCTCCCTCTATTTTATGGAATCGGTCTCAATATGATAACCTCTAAACAAAGAAGAGGCCCCCTTTCAGAAAgaggaattgaattttgatgccttCGGACTTCTCTCGTCTTATTCCTTCTATTTTTTGAGGTTAAGGCCGCGTAGGAGTCCTAGTCTTttagtggataaacaagggtcCAGGTGACCCGTCCGAACCATAAAGACATAAGAAAAACCTAGGAGTTCTCTTGTCTTCTGATTCTTCCGATAATAGAAAACCACTCAATCTTATGGGACTTGTTTATGGAACTCAATGTTATGGCTCCCGTAGAAGGAGTCTTTCTTTTGTCTCTTCCGCGGAGTGGGGCTTTTCCCACGTAGCGGTCTTCTCTGGAGTCGAGgtcaactccttacggagcctcTTCCAAACCTACTCAAAAGGGAAAGCCTATGGAGCGGAGCCCTAGgagaaggttcaaagaatttgaattgagtggctgaaaggtgcgaagcagctcgactaagaaggagaggcgaaatctaatatgagagattgagaagaatttgagactcccacggagcggtgcgaagcagctcgactaagaaggagaggcgaAATCTAATATGAGAGATTGAGACTCCCACGGAGCgggtcaaagaatgatcgaagcgactgaaagttctcgagtgaggttaggaaggcggagtaggcgcaaagaatttgtgtgCTCCTTCaattcttttcgaattccaCTATCATGAAACTAAAGCGGACGGGTCCGTCCTTGAATCCTACATATTCCCACTTAGCGGTcggacctctttgatccactaaagaaaagatggaactcaaacgGAAGGTCGGCTAATATATAGGATGAAAGTAGCGGAGGGACTagttctcttttcttctttttattccaaacctactaaacctacttaccgaaagcgaagcgactgcccactttttgaaaagaaagaaagagagaagtcAACTCCtctcaaagtctttgactttattctcatTGAGGCGTCGCTAAGAAAAAAATGGgggaggctcaaagaatcttCGTCCTTATTCACTTCCTTAGACCGCCCCCGTGGgttggactgatttatggaatttgCACTTTCTTCCTTTTCCGAAACTTATACCTACTcaaaagattcaagcctatctTTGAAATAAAGAAAGCACTACGCCGGAGAAGGAGTTGTCTTCTTCTTATAGGCTTTCCCAACGCCTTCGTCTTAGCCTTCCCTTTCTTTCTCGTCTTCTCTCTCCTtgttttccttcttcttccaaatagtaggcCCCTTGTTCCTACcaagaacatcgatcagtctaggctttcctcttttcgcttctttcgcaaattctttgctccgtCGGTCTGCAAAAAAAAGTAATAACTcatagtccttcggaccggctgggtcctcaatgaacaaggcgcaaagaatattgcggagAAGCGAAGCCCATTTATCTGCGAGCGAGTCCTTCTTTGTCTGAAAAGTAATAGCCAACATGGATAGTCcgaaggtgcaaagaatattgcgtaATCAGTCCTTCGCGCCTATTTTTTTCCCCGAGTTCAGATAGACATTCTTTATTTAGGAGGCGCAATTCAATATGCGTTCCACTGTGAAATTCTTGAATTATTTTAGCTTAAAAACGGACGttctcgcaatattctttgcgcctccggACTTCTATAAATGAAatggataaatcagtccttcgctCAATTCTAATGGACCaagaagatccctgcctttgttTCCTtgcaccggtccgtggtagcttaattggGGGACTATCCATTAGAACTTTGAACCTTCGGACCGCTTCGATTTAGCCTTTCCCCGCTTTAATGGACAGGTTTAGCAGACAAGACCCGTAGTCAAAGAAAAGAGTGATAGCACGACTCCCGCTTCCAAGCAATGTACTCCCAGAGATCTCATTCCGGATCTTAGCTCGTCCGTATCAGAAAGATTTCCACAGCCTTCTTCCCCTAGGGATTCGGATATGCCAATGTGGATAAGTCGTCCGCTCCCTTGCTGCGTCTGTAGTTTTTTGAAGTAGGAGATGAGATAGCTCGACGTTTCGGGAAGTGGCTTTGGCTGTTCAGTGGGGCTGTGTAAGGACTAATCCCTCTCTGTATCCAAAGCAAGAAAGATGGGTGCCTATTTCATTCTTTGAATTACTCTTCTCATGAGGTCACTCCAGTTGAAGCATCAGACAAGTCAACCTCAAAATAATACGGAAAGCCTATCTTCCCAACTCCCAACTAAGTCAAAAGTCGACAAGACGTAGAAAGAAGTATCTCTTTCGTAAAGCGGATTAGGAGTTCATTCTCACTTCAAGCGTGTATCGTCCGCAGTCGATCCCCCACGGAGCGGTAGGaggcatcaaaatgcaattctGAAGGCCAAGCCCTATACATTCATTTCAGGCGGAAGACGGAGCGGACCATAAATCAGAGATAAGGACttgaaatcttctttgaacctcgATCATGAATGCAATTCCTTTTCCTTGAActtcgcaatattctttgcaccttgaACTTAAAGATTCATACTATTATTCCGATAATATCAAACCTTCCGCTACTTTCATCCTATCTTTTGGCGTCGGACTCCCGGACCTCTTTTATCCACCTTCGCTTCATTCTATATGGATTTCAGGTTTTTAGTGGacgaatatgaattcagcctccTCCGCCGTCCGGAGTTTCATATGAATATGGAAATCAGGGTCAAGATGCGCCATAAGACAGGTCCGAAGGCCtcacaggttaatatggatagtccgaaGGACGGTCCGGAGGCGCAATTCAATATGCGGGGAGTGCAAGGCTGAATTCCATTTTCGAAGCGAAGGCAacaaaagaaaggcagggatcttcttGAGTCTGATTCCAAAAAATAGGCGGACTGAGGACggatataaacaagtcaaaAAGACCACTCAAACTTGTGGGCTTAGCCCTAGATCTTCAACCAATAGGGAGAAGCGCAAGGTGAGACCAGTGGATCTCCGTGGAGTGCTTTGTTGGCCTCGGCCTTTCTTTCATCTCTTTGGGTCCATGGGCAGCAAGATTGGATGATTTCTTCACCAGGATAGTCGGACTTCTTCTTATGGAACTCTTTTATGTTCCTGCTTTCGATGAGAGGAACTGAACCGCCAAATTCATGGATAGGGCTTGTGatccaaggcatccttatcttggttgttcattccactaaatCTTATGGCGTAGATAGAAGGAGGATAGGCTCCCAGTATGCCGTGGCTTCCCAGTATCAGAGTTGGAAAGGAAGGAAGCCCAAGCCCAGGCGTCAGAGAGGAAGCCAACTCCTTCGGTTCTTGCTCCTGCTGAGTAATTCTCTCTTTCGGCGGAGTCCGCTCTTTGGGAACCTTCTTTGAattgctctttctttttctacttctttctCTACTTATTTCAGTACAAAGGGATCGGAGAGGTGCGAAGGAGCGAGACTCGAAAACAGCTCTTTAATGAGACAGACTCCCCCGGCCGGCCATTGATTGAATAAGAGGCATCGGTATGAGATCTTGGAGTTTCAGCCTCAGATCAAAGAGATCAATAAGTACTATTATCTTTCGGATCGGAAGAAGGAGCGAAGGAGGACGAGTCATCACTCTCAGTGGAAGATAAAGAGAACTCGGAATGAGAAAGAAGGAGAGGCGAGATGGAATTGAGGAGACTGTCAGCGAAAGGACTGGAAAGGAGTGGAGTGCAAGAGGGAGCGGTATTCTCTTGTTGAAGCTAGGGAACTGACTGAGTAGTTCTAGAGGGTTAGTCTTGAGGCAGAGTCTGCTCTTTTCAGCTCTTTCATGAGAGACAACCAACAATAGGAAGAGGGCTAGGAAAATACACCCCCTTTTCATGTGAATCTAATAGGGAAAAGAAGAATGCGGTCGGGGAATTTGAGGGTTAGgagaaggttcaaagaatattgacaccCAGGAAGAAAATCTCCTTTTTTAGTCATTATATGAGAGCCTAGGCTTTCCACAAATCATTGACACACTGattctttcttttggttttttcaagTAGTCCTGAGTTAGAGGATTGGGAATCTAATTTGATAGTATTTTCAGTGACCAACTTCAGTAGATTTCTTTTAATAAGATTGTCTCGCTCTGAGAGCCGTGAAGTGCTTTCTCCTCAGGATATTGCTCTACGGATTCAGAACACGCTCAGTTGCGTGTCTATTATCATTTCGACTGAAAGGAAGGTGCGGATTAATTACTCAGTAGCCGTCAATACGGAGGTATACTGGTACCTTTTTTGATCCGAAAGGCTTTTTATGATTGGGAAAGATGCGATCTTTCATTTCCAAAGGTATGGCCTTCCCTCTTCCATGGGGATAAAGGTAGCTATCTTTGGGGGCAGTTTTCTCTGCATCAAATCCTAGATGAGGCTAATGCCGTTGCCAAGAAAATAAGCAAGGTTCAGCTCCAAGAGACTATCTCTCAGAAGATGAGGGACTACGCTACGTGGTCCGAGGTTCTTCAAGATGAGGAGCTTGTAAAGCTACTCTTAGGTAAGAAATACCATTCCGTATTTGATAAGTGGTATCTTCTCCAGAAGGAGAAAAAGCTCAGAGAGAAGACTGAGAATATTATATCTTATCTTGATCAGTGGCCCATGAGGAGGAATGAAATGAAAAGTTATTACTACTGGACTGGCTAGCTGTCAACTTAGTTTCCGATAGGTCCCGGGAGACGAAAGAGCTCTTCCTCTATGGGGATCCTAATGGCCAAGGTGTACTTATTCTTGAGATGCTATCTAATGTCTTACCCATTGTCTGGGGTACGGACAAAAGTAGAAAGAAGGACTTTCTCAAATGTCAGAATTCTAATCAATTGTGGATCATTCAGGATGCTGGGAGCTCAGCCAGCAGTTGGGGCTGGAGACAAGAGGGAAAATCCCTGAGTAGAAGACTATTAAGTCTTCTTGATCTGAAAGATTGGAAAAGAAAGCAAATGGCTAATCTTCCACTAATTATTCTAGGAGATAGCCTACCTACTAGCGAAGCCTTATCGACACTCCATGGGCGGAAAGGTTCATGCCTCTTAAGCTCTTTTCCAACTTACCTCAGTTGAGTGAGGAAAGGATCATTGCCACATTCTGGAGAGCTTTTCTTACTAGAGCCTGCACACAGGATCTCATTGGGAATCCAGCCATTTCCTACAATTCTCTGAGAGTTGGGGATTACCTGCTTCATTCTCTGAATGagtcttttaagaattccattGAATATGGATCTCTATATGAGAGGATCAAAGATCTCTTCTTTCCTAAAGAGAGGGATGGTTTTGACCCTCTTTATTGCCTCCTCGAGATCAGAAGAGATTCTTCTTCTATTATCCTTCCAGTTAGAAGGGCTAATAAACCGGGAAAGAATATCCCATATATCTCTCTCGATTATGAGCAGGTCACAGAGTCGGGGATGAATCTACTCAACTTCGCTCTCATACCAGTGGAAAAACCACCACAACGACAGGTAGAACCTGTAAGCATTAGAAATCTTTCCATATGTAGATCAGAAGGAAACCCACATTAGGCCATGTCGCCTATATTGATTCTATACCGGAATGGAGATAGAACCGAAAGGCTCCCCTTAAGGATCCAAAGACGGAAGCCACCCAAGAATCAGGGGGAGGTGGCCTTCTTCCACGAAGAGAAAGAAGACTTTAATAACTTATTCCGACGAAAGCAGGAGATGGAGCCCAAAGAATGGCGAGATCTCATCATAATGATTGGGCACCCTGACGATCGCAATTAGCAGCCTTTCGCTGCCTATGGCTATATAGAAAATCCAAGCCAAGTGAGTATTACACCAAGAATGAATTGACAAGCTATTAAATTGCTCAATGGAAAACGACCCCACTGGGGGTTCAGATGCGCAAAAAAAGTGAAAAGACCCGGggctattttatttataatgggcttttattcaattttcttttctctgATTGAGTAATGCCATGAATTCCATAAACACTACTGAGAAAATTCCCCCCCACTTTgactttcttgtttttttttgaTTCCCCTACCTTCACTTACCATCCCTCCTTACCACCCCTTGAATTTCTCCCTGCCTTAGATTTCCCAACCTTAGATTTCCCTATTAGGTGAACACAGTTCTGCCATGTATCCCAGACCTTCCCCAGGTTCCCCAACTGGCATTTCTTTTCCCTTAAGGACCAGCAATAtctttctttgtcttctttctCCTACGCGGAATCTACAAGATCCCTGTCCGGAGGATTTATccggaggactatccatattaacctacggACCACAAACCATAATCAAACTATGTTCATTTCTTTTACCTGTCCTAGGCTTGATTCTtgaattgcaattaattaaacgacttttttccttctaaatctgactttttcgaatctttctatttcacgataattgagtgaaaaaaCATTTCTTGatcctctctttatccggaccagaaactagaactctcatcaaagtctgttcatttctttgataggcttgattctttcattgccttttcccgtcttttttcttgcattttcttcctttttctcatctttctatataacgaaaatagagttcaaaatcaggcatttgactttctttcttgctactttataggcccaaaacctagctttttgttcattttcgctaagaaaaagaagaaattgaatatgtcaaaatcagtcaaaaaagatcttttctcaTTAGAAATGAAATTCAGAAggtgaaaggtgcgaagcagctcgactaagaaggagtcaatgaacaaaggctcatTTCATAAAGACTGATTCTGGAAATTCAAAGGAGCCTGAATGAGGCGACTCAAAACGAAAGGAGAGGGGGGACGGATGAAAGTCAAGATTCAAGACGCTGAGTTtgaagagaagaagaggaaggaaGCAGTACCAGAGAAGTAGCTCCaagactaattaagctactttGGACGGGTTCATCGTCAGCGAAAAGGAAGAGAGATAGACCCTGATAAGGTGAGTGAAGGCAATACAAGACATGCCGCCACCTAAGACAGAAAAGGAAGTCAGAGGCTGATTAGGGCGATTTCAGTACATCTTCCCTTTCATCTCAAGATTAAGCACGATGCCCCATTTTCAAATTCAGAAGAATCAACCCATGCAGTGGAATGACCATTGCCAGAAAGCCTTTGACCAGATCAAAGAATAGGACAAAggtttatatgaaataaatcaaGGTAGCAAGCCTATTTTCAGAGAGTTCTTAGACGAGAAAGCTCAGTCCATTAGAGTGAATTGATTTGAGcgcctcgcaaattctttgactttattcgcaaattctttgcgcctttcttttctcaaattcttcccGTCCTCCGGACCggtcccactccgcggttccaCATAGAAGATATTCCACATAGAAAGGACCTCTTTACTCCACCGCCTCATTTAGtatcgtcgggctcctctccttatcagtcgagtaccttcgctcctctccttatcagtcgagtaccttcgctcctctccttatcagtcgagtaccttcgctcctctccttcctaacctcagtcgagtaccttcgctcctctcctatatttttttcgtagagtaccttcgctctgaaccttcttagtcgagccgctttcgctcctgtccttctacgctggattctgcttcgctcctgtccttcgtagcttgattctgcttcgctctgaacctatatctgaaacgtagagcaccttcgctcctctccttctattctacgcttgattctgcttcgctcctctcctatatttttttctacgagtaccttcgctctgaaccttcctaacctcagtcgagtaccttcgctcctttGATTTTGAGTCGAGCCTTTCGCCTCTCAGATCTAGGCCTACTGACCCTTGAAAGACGAGTTTTGCTTGTGGGTTTGACTCCTATCTTCTCCTTAATCCACTCGGCCCTTGTCTGCTTCGAAAGTCACGCTTCATCGACTTCCTCTTTCAGAAGTTTCTGCTTTAGTTGCAGTGTAGGAGGAAGCCTCATCCGCCTTTCATGAGGCAGATTGTACAGGTTAGATCTCGACGATACCAATTCCCCTGCTCGacgccttgttcattgactttcagTGGCTTCCGTTGAAGAAGCTGTTTATGGAGTCTCACTATATTCATAAGGAAGCGAAGAAGCTTCGAGACCCTCACGCATGGAACCTACCCCCGGAGtcaaggcgcgaagcgaagcgacttaTCGATGTTATTGGAACAAGGCCTTCCAAACCTActcaaaagagaaagaaagcctATGATTCGAATTCCACTAAATTGTTTGCACGCACAATTGTCTGTATTAGAAGGGGAGCCAAAAGCAGCAAGCACTCAGCAAGTTCAGTGATCATAGGATGATCAAAGCATTAGCTATTCATCATCCCAGTTGTAGCCATtgcaccgctccgtgggatcAATATAATACTAAATCAAAAGACTTGAAACCATCTGGTTCACCCGATCCTCTTAGATATGATATGGTTTGTGTGCCACGCATTCAATATGATATATCCACTGATCTTCTTTACTAGCTTTATTGCATGAGACCACCACTTGGAACCGATTGAGATGGATATTCCTCCCGTTGATGAGGATGAGGAGCGATGATTCGGAAAGGCTTTTtcttcgataattctttgaaccttgttcattgaggcctCAGAGCCAGATCCATTGAGGCGGATGAATATTGAATGAAAGCAGGGAGGCATGAAAGTCAGAAAAAGGCAAAGGCGATTAGTTATGATAAGATTCAAGGcataggaagaagaagaagacaatgaaatattctttgaaccttgttcATTCAGGCCTCCGTAGCCGTCCTTTGATACATTGTTATATGAGTCCGACTATCCTAAGACCTTTCACAAGGATCTCTTTCTTGAAGCACTAGGTTGCGAACCTGAAGCATGCTTCTTTGGCTGAAATTTCTCCTTTTAGGGAGAAAGAGTATTCAAAAGTCAGTAAGGAGACCTTTTTCAGTAGGGAAATCTGTCCCAATAGATAGATAAAGGATAAGTTGTGCCCAAGAAAAGAAGCAAGGGTCAAAGATTCCTTATCAATTTCTTAGGAGGAGAGGTCTTGTTTCGGTGTGAATAACTAAGGCTGTCTTCTTATCCGGAGAGGAGGACCTAAATTTCTCAGTGGCATAGAAAGTTCAGATAGATCGGCGGCAGAAGTCGCTCttgaaaggtgcgaaggagcgaGACCAGAGAGAGAGAAGTTCTTGTCCCAGTTGTTCCAGTTGCTGTCGTTCTCGCATCGAAAAGGTAATTATCCCATAGTCTCCCTCGGGCTAGGCGCCCAGGTAGAGTTAGCGAGCCCACTAAAATAAACCgtaaatcttctttgaaccttaAATAACTTTGCGACCCACGGAGCGGtgcaaagaatgatcgaagcgactgaaagttcgcccTTTACAAGGTCTCATTATATAAGGAGAACTCAAAGACTAGGACTTCGGACCAGTCCTCCGGACGTGAAGAAGAAGATCGACTCTTATCAATGAACAAAGggggttcaaagaatattgagaatttgagaaggaatgaaattccattaacaagtccgacgcctcaatgaacaaggttcaaagaagattgaatCGCTCAATTACGACCTTCTGAATTTCTTTCTCCTGATAATGCTCggataaataaatagaaagtaGTTGACGGCTGTCCGCTACGCGTAGCTCCGGAGATCCAGAGAAAGAAAAGTCGTTTACGGctgaaggcgcaaagaatattgcgaggacTTCGGACGGATAAAtacaggcgcaaagaatattgcggctTTCACCGCTACGCTCCTAATAAGGGAGAAAGTGCTTCTTTAAAGGCTCCGCTGGATAAAACAAAGGCTCCCCCCGGGACCCTCTTTCGGAGATGGAAGAAAGATCCCTTCCCTTGGTGGGTGGAGCGAAGCGACTTAATCAGCTCTTGAAACTGAATCTGCTTTTTGAGTTGAGATAGCTACCCCGGTTTGAGATAGCTACCCCGGAGCGTAGCTACTTAATCCGCTCTTCAATCAAACTGAATCTGCTTTCCCGGAGCGTAGCTACCTAATCTGCTCTTTCAGTAGTAGTTCCTTCCGCACTTTTCCCGGTCTAGGGGAGGGGAGAAAGAGGGTCCCGGGGGGAGCCTCTTTCGGAGATGGAAAGATACCCGAGCGGACAAAGTCTTTCAATGTTCGCGATCCCCCGGAGCCTAGCTCCCTAATCAGCTCTTTCAACTTAATCTTCTTTTGCTTTCCCGGAGCGTAGCTACCTAATCAGACTGAAAAAGTCAGTCTTCCTTCTTTTTCCCGGTGGAGGGGAGGACAGGTGACCAAAGGAGCCTGTCCGGAGATGGCCAACTAAGATCATTCATGAATTAATGAGAATATTAGAGGAAGAGAATCCGTAGCTTTGTAGAAGCCCGTCCTCGCGTACTCCAAAAAGGAAGCGAGAGGGGGGCATACACAAAGCCTTAATATGGGGCGCGCGCGCGCGCGAGGTTCTCGTTTATATATATGGAAAAAGGTAGAAGCCACCGCTTCCAAATAAAAAAGACGAAATTCCTAATTCCAAACTGAAAACTAAGGGGGAGATTCCAAACACAAAACTAAGGGGGTTTTTTAACCTCCGCTACATCTGCTTTTTGAGATTTCTACCCCGGATCAGGAAAGGAGCGTAGCGACTCTATCTTTTTGCGTAGTAGTtccttccttcttccttcttcctggtggaggcgcaaagaatttgcggggGGAGCCTCTTTCGGAGATGGAAAGATAACCCTTGGTGGAGCGAAGCGGAAAAGTCTGTCAATGTTCGCGATAGCGACCCTGGAGCGTAGCGACTCTATCTTTTTGCGTAGTTCTTCCTTCCGCACTTTTCCTGgtggaggcgcaaagaatttgcgaagggcAGGAAAGAAAGAAGGGGGAGCGAAGCGACTTAATCAGCTGTAGCTGTAGCAGTTTGAAAGGTAGAGAATGAGCCCGCTAAAcccagagaatgaaagaagcgTCTTTcaaggcaagaaaagaaaggcagggatcttcttGGTCCAGACGACCGGAAGGACGAGTATATAGCTGAATGAATATGAGTTCAAgagaaagaatattgaaaaaagatcaaagtctttgactttattcgcTCCAGATGAGTCTTATTCCACTAATCTTCGTATTCTAGAAGCTCGACAAGGGCATGTCCGGGGCGTGAATGAAAAGTCTATCAAAGACAAAAGTAGTCTTAGCCCCATCAATCACTCTTTTTCTATGGAGGCAAAGACCAGGCTTCTCCACGGGCTCTTTCTTTCTCCCTTTCTCCTATCTCTATTGCCCAAGCAGCAGATAGAAAAAGGCATAATCAAAGAAAGGCGTCAGCCCAAGCCGACTGTCCGTCAGACGAATGCggttctttcatctctctctttcgGAATGAAGGAGACCAGTAGCCCCACGGAGCGGTGTGTCTGTTGACGCCTAGGTTCTTTCCGTAGTTGTGGGCAGGTTCCTCTTTCGGATGAGAAATCCATCATTGGTATCCTCGATCTGGCCTAGGCGCCTATTTCTTTTAGATTCTGATAGTCGTTTTAGTCTGTTACGTGCAAACTCCGGTTAAGACTTCCACAgattcatatgtccttatcaatgagacggcTCAAATCTATGGTTTTGGTCTATAGGGTCGAAGATAAGAGGCTCGGGTCGCCTAGCATCGTAACCAGTAGAGAGTTAGTTACGCCCTAGGTGAAATGAAAGACGCACGGACCGCTTTTCATAGCTCGACCGTAGGAAAGATGTAATTGAGTCGACAGTTAAGGCGCGATAGCGAAAGGACTTACAAGGTGCGAAGGAAGGAAACTTTCTCGACTCGACCTCAATgaagaagtcaatgaacaagggcaaGTGCAAGAAAGGTGAGACTGAAGttacgagagagagagagatttgacTCTTTTATCAAGGAGCCCCAAGATTCAAACTAAGAAATTTCAGCCTCTTGAGTCGGAAGAAAGGTCACTGAAAGAGGAAGGGGAATTCCCATTCAGAGCAAGAACAAGACTATCTCGACGACTGTCAAAAGTAGCTCGATCGGGAGCCGGATAGGGAGCCCCAGGCGAAGGACCAATTCGGAGCAACTGAAATAGGAGACTAGCCCTCCCTAGCTAGAACTTGAGAATCTAGGATCCTCGGGCTGGTGGGGCACCCCTTGAATTAGTTCTTGCGGATGCAGCACTATACTATCAgtcctttctccaaaaatagACCGCACTAGGCGGTCAAAGGCTTTATTGTAAAGCAATTATGAATAGATTGAATGAAGGAGTATAATAAATGGAAGGGATGAAATAAGGATTGGATTCTCCTACAATAATCAGTCAAAGGCTGTACACTAGGCTCGGGACAAAGGAAACTCGCCACGACGAGGGCGCCGAACTCAAGCAATCTCTCTTTTTCCGTCGGCCTTCTTTCTTCATTGATTGACTTTTCAAAACTAGTCAAAAGACTAGAAGGACCGGTGGAAAGCAGGTCTTTCCACTACAAGGGGAAAGGGCTAGACGACTAAGAAAGTCTCTTTATTCTGAGGATCAAGGCTCAAGCGAgggactaattaagctagcacggaccggtcgGCGATTGAATGAGAAATGAATTAAGGAAAGCGCAGCTCTAACTGGAGTTAGGAAGGAgctctttctttctctcctttGTCGGCTCATAAGTAGCTTTGGCTAATCTCCTTTCTCTTTTGGCTAGGCTTTCTTCCATTGCAAATTCCCGGTTGGATGCGTCATCTTCGCTCGTAAGGCCTCTCAAATCAAGTggctttttttctctttttcatttctcaaattctttgagcctgactgaactttctgacaagtcctttttcttctctttctcttccttcCTTTTTGATAATAATCTTTGTCAACTCCTTCCCTTGTGAATTCAGGCTCCTTTTCATTTGAGGATAAGGACTgagcaaattctttgcgcctaacctttgtatccttcctaacctcagtcgagttcaactcaactcctacggagcctattgttttcagtcgagttatttcataacctactCCGCCTttatcaatgatctttgagcctttgtttttCCACTAAATAGGCTTGAATGTTGTGGACTGATTTATGGGTCCTCCGGACTGATCCACTCAAGAGTATAGTAATCCTTCCCTTTCTTGTTATGGGATCGCTTGAGCTTTCGGaggctaggcttgatctttctgaCTTAAGGAGATGCTACCTTCTTTCTTTTGCTCTGATTCCGATTCTCCGTCTTCTTTGACTCATTCCACTTAGACTACTATTCCGCAACTAAGAATACGAGGTCTCAGT is from Cucumis melo cultivar AY unplaced genomic scaffold, USDA_Cmelo_AY_1.0 utg001653l, whole genome shotgun sequence and encodes:
- the LOC127147524 gene encoding uncharacterized protein LOC127147524; the protein is MPLKLFSNLPQLSEERIIATFWRAFLTRACTQDLIGNPAISYNSLRVGDYLLHSLNESFKNSIEYGSLYERIKDLFFPKERDGFDPLYCLLEIRRDSSSIILPVRRANKPGKNIPYISLDYEQVTESGMNLLNFALIPVEKPPQRQVEPVSIRNLSISIWGGLDGEQKELIKKLVNFRMKEGKRTRVRAIVYQTLNRPAQTEGDGIKLMVEAVENIKPICEVEKVGVAGTIYDVPGIVARDRQQTLAIRWILEAAFKRRISYRISLEKCSFAEILDAYRKRGIARKKRENLHRLASTNRSFAHFRWW